CTAGTACTACACTAAATTTTGTCGATGGTCTCGCAAAAATATTTAATGATTTTGGTATTGATTTATTTGATGTTTTATTTACAAAAATAGATCCAAATTTAGAGGGGAAAATTACTTACAAAGAAGTAAGTGATGTGCTCGGCTTGGTAAATGTAATAAATAACGAAGTCGTTATTATGGATGACCTATTTATCGATTTGAACTCTCAATTAGGATATGGTTTTGAAGATGGAATATCATACAATGGATTCAAACGTTATACTAAAATCTTTGGAGCGGAGGATTATACTGAGAATAGGGCAATTCCAACACAACCGGGCATAGTTCATAATTTGGAAATTATGAATGAAACATATATGAACGATATTGCAAATTCATTAGTTTTTGGAACCCCCACAAGTGCAATAGTTGGGTTATCTGATGATTTTAATGGATCATACTTGTTCAATTTAGGTAAAGCATTTAGTTTTACGCCTACACATAAAGGGACAAGAAAATTTACGGCAAACGGATGCACGATTAAATTATATCAATATGATGCAAATAATTGTTTACAGGTAATTGAAACCGTACAAAATAGTTTAACTTATGAATATGTTAGCTCCATACGATATTTGTTGATTGTTGAGGCGGATTCGATAAATAATGTGGGGATTTCATTTAGCCTCGAAGATAAAATGGAGCTTGGAGATAATACTGTTGAGGTGGGTTCTGGAGATAAAAGAATTTACAAATTAACAGCTTCCGTATCAGGGTATTATCTAATCTCGGTTAGTAACACGAAAATTTCATTATCTGGAGCCACTTATATTACATCGGGCAAGTATTATGTACATTTAAAAGCTAATACAGCTAAATATATATACTTGACCAATTCGGCGGCTTACTCAATAACTGTCAATGTTGAAGTATATACTCCGAACGAAATTGATTTGAATCAAACAACTCAGATAATAAATAGCAATCAAAAAGTGATGAAATTCACGAATCCCTATAATTCAAGCATGGCTTATAAATTGGATATAAGCTGGCCGAGCGGATCAAAATATGCATCGGTATATAATTCTAATGGAAGCTATATTGGATCTGTAACTACAAGTGGAACAAACAAGACTTACTCATTTACATTAAGTGCCAGACAAACTTGCTATGTGATTTATTCTAGTACAGACTCGTCAATTACATCAAATTTGTATATCAATCCCACACAATTGAGATGGCGAATAGATGGTACGCTTTATGACACTAATCGCATTCAACTTCCGAGAGGAGATTCGTATACAATTGAACTGGTGGTTCTTTATAATGGCACGATTGTGGATTATACATCGCCTTATGTCAATACATCTAGTGCTAATTTTGTATTTTCAAACAATAAACTAAGTATAGATAAAAAAGCTTTAATTGGATATGATATTACAATTTATCCAACGCTTGCCCCAGACTATTTATTGACAGTTCAAGTTGGTTATGATAATAAATTTAGTTGGTCTGTGTCAAATAGCGATGTGGTTACATTGTCTTGGAACGTAAATGAAACTTTTGATAGAATCAATTTTACTATAACAAATAAAAATGGATCATATACGTTATCAAAGAGCATAACCAGTTTTGACATAACAAGTTATCTTCCAACATCTTTAGGAAGTACAACAATTAAACTTAACAGTGTTGTAATAAATGGGATTACTTTCAATAATGGGACTGATTTTTTAAATGTTAGTAGTAAGACGGTAAATAACTTATTTGCTGGCGGGTCAGGAACAAATTCGTCCCCATATACAATAAATTGTTATAGACACTTAAATAATATTAGGAAAAGCACATCAAGTTCGGTTTATTATAAGTTAACGCAAAGTATTAATTTGAATGGTTATATTTGGACGCCTATTCAAAGTTTCAGTGGAACAATAAATGGGAATTATCACACGCTTTATAACATGAAAGTGTTGGTTACGACCGACGGAGGGGATTACGGTTTTGTTAAGTATTTATATGGAACAATTCAAAATTTAAATTTCTCCGATGTGAAAATTCAAACGAGTAATTTATCTGCTGCCGATACTGTAATGTATATTGGCGCAGTGGCTGGATGTTGCGGCACAAGCGGAAAGGTCTTGAATTGTGATGTTTCGGGAAGTAGCACGTATGATGTTCGATTGTTTAAGGCGTATCTTGGAGGAATAGTTGGCTTAAATAACGGATATGTTTATGACTCAGATAATTATGGTTCTCAAATGAATGTTTCAGGATATGCTGGTGGTATTGTGGGGGTTAACAGAGGAAATGTTGAATATTCACATGCTTCGAATGTTACAATTAATTACTATTGGAATACAGCTAATGGACGTGTAGGTGGAATTGTTGGACATAATGCAGAAACAGGAACAATATCTAGGTGCTATAGCTCAGGTATGTTTAATTGGGATAGTACAAGTAATAACAGGGATATTTTACCCTCATTAGGACTTGTTGTTGGTCATAACCAAGGCGTGTATAGTGATTGTAGTACAAATATGGGCTACAATATATCCTATTATTATTGGCATTTTATAGGTTGGTATGATCAAAGTGATCGATGCTTTAAAGTAGATGAAGGAAAAGTTGGCTATCAAGAATAAGGATTCAGAAAAATATCCAAAGGCATATTGAAATGTAGGTCCGTAATATAAATAACAAGCCATAAAGAATTAAGGTCAAGGGAGAAATCCCCTGACCTTAATTCTTTTGCGAAAGGGTGGCTTATAGATCCTCTGTGAAATAAATACGAAATTAGTTATTGCAAATGTAGTATTTGTCGTTCAATGTAACTTTTGAGCTGACAATATCCGGTTTGCCGGTAGCGTAGGCACGAAGAATGTATTTGTCTGAAGGTTCTACCAAAAGCGGAATATTGCCTTCGGTAAATTGTGAATCGTCCGATACTTCGAGAATTTTGAAACCTTTCTTTATAAGGTCTGCTGAGAATTGCCATTTCTTTTCAAAAAGTCCGAAAGAATCCATAATGATAGAAATATCTTTTTCGGGGTGATAGGCGGTAATGCGATAATAATTGTTTTCCATAGTTAAATCTCCTTTGCGGTTATGCCGCTATTTGTTTAAGTTTTCTGTTTGCGTAGGGCAGCCATTTTTTATTTACGAATTGCATTATGCTTTCGTTCGGTTTGCTGTCGTGGTCGCCGTAACATTGAAGCACCTTTCTATCTTTCAAAGAGTATTCAACGGTTACAAGTGGTTTTTCGGGTTCGTCTTTCATTCGGATAAAGAAAATAAGCGATTCTTCGCGAGCAAACTTTTGGTCATAACCCATACGGCCTACGCAATGATGAAGTTCTTCTCCTTCGCGTATTAAGTCAGACGGCTTTTGTGCAATAATCGCTATATAGACGGACTTTTTATCATATTCGAGTCCTAAATACTTGCTTGCTACGGCAGCGAATTTGTCGTAAAACTCCTTGCGTTCTTGTTCGTCTTTCAATGCTTTTGCGGAGAGATATTCGTCGATTCGTATATCGTGCCAACGTTTGAAATCGTGGGGATAACGGTTCTTTTCCTCGTTCATATCTAAGCCGAGATATTGGCAAGCGTCGAGATAATCTCTATAGGAATAAAAGTTCGTGTTTTGTTTTTCGATATAATCCAAAAATTTGCTAACTTCATTCCTTACAAGTTCCTTTACGTTACCGATTTGGTCCGCATGGTCAAACCGTATTTTTCGTATTGCAAAGTTATCGATTTCTCGTATCGGTTTGCTGGTTTTGTAAGCTTTGATTATGGAGGCAATGTAGTAAGAAGATAACGCAATATCATTTCTATTTGTTGCAAGCCATTTGCGAAACTTTTTATCTTTACCGCAAAGCCGTAAAATTTGCGTTGACATTGCGATTTTATGTAATCCGAGTTTAGTCAGATATTCGATTTGCGGAAATTTCTCATAAAGTCGCAAGTATTTGAATACATGTATGCCCGTGTATCTGTCAACGGCGCTGTATTTGTATTCGGGAAAGTGTTGTAAGATATAATCACGGTTGACTATCGGTGCGTAAGGATCGAACATATTGTCGGAAGCCCAACCCCAACCATTGCTTTCATACCAATCGGGGTATTTTGAAAGCCCTTGATCGTGCCAACCGACAGTATATCCTGCAATATATGTAAATTGTATGTCTTTACCGAAACATCTATCCGAATGAACGCCGTGAACGACAACGGGCTTACAATACCATTGTTTTTTATATTCTCGAACGGCTACCGTAACTTTAACGAGTTCGCTGTCGTTTTTCGTAAAGTAAGCATAAAAGCGAGTTCGGCCGAACGGTGCGGTTTTTAATTGATCGTCGTAAAGTTTAATCTTTTTCTGTATGTATTTCGGAATGGGTTTTATCTTTTCGATTTTCATTTTTATCTCACCTCAACTTT
This DNA window, taken from Firmicutes bacterium CAG:345, encodes the following:
- a CDS encoding gLUG motif-containing protein (product inferred by homology to UniProt) is translated as MTLYLAEGVDKGSSVDFDFELKKYSYEDYINSNDGKPTSVIDDVSKHIVIAFNSSVADSSNYTVYNEFHTILDNISAQYKNLTGVLPRFNLVGHSRGGITNIMYAAEHPYNVASVFSLGTPYSGSALGELEILLGMMGYTDENYVVDNEGVESIMNEEELQNIRDAWNSAYTADVNMNVVAYGSMTSIHLLEALIEDMDINYEKYERDYGTFVNDYSDLINSVINVIEDCPGLTSTTLNFVDGLAKIFNDFGIDLFDVLFTKIDPNLEGKITYKEVSDVLGLVNVINNEVVIMDDLFIDLNSQLGYGFEDGISYNGFKRYTKIFGAEDYTENRAIPTQPGIVHNLEIMNETYMNDIANSLVFGTPTSAIVGLSDDFNGSYLFNLGKAFSFTPTHKGTRKFTANGCTIKLYQYDANNCLQVIETVQNSLTYEYVSSIRYLLIVEADSINNVGISFSLEDKMELGDNTVEVGSGDKRIYKLTASVSGYYLISVSNTKISLSGATYITSGKYYVHLKANTAKYIYLTNSAAYSITVNVEVYTPNEIDLNQTTQIINSNQKVMKFTNPYNSSMAYKLDISWPSGSKYASVYNSNGSYIGSVTTSGTNKTYSFTLSARQTCYVIYSSTDSSITSNLYINPTQLRWRIDGTLYDTNRIQLPRGDSYTIELVVLYNGTIVDYTSPYVNTSSANFVFSNNKLSIDKKALIGYDITIYPTLAPDYLLTVQVGYDNKFSWSVSNSDVVTLSWNVNETFDRINFTITNKNGSYTLSKSITSFDITSYLPTSLGSTTIKLNSVVINGITFNNGTDFLNVSSKTVNNLFAGGSGTNSSPYTINCYRHLNNIRKSTSSSVYYKLTQSINLNGYIWTPIQSFSGTINGNYHTLYNMKVLVTTDGGDYGFVKYLYGTIQNLNFSDVKIQTSNLSAADTVMYIGAVAGCCGTSGKVLNCDVSGSSTYDVRLFKAYLGGIVGLNNGYVYDSDNYGSQMNVSGYAGGIVGVNRGNVEYSHASNVTINYYWNTANGRVGGIVGHNAETGTISRCYSSGMFNWDSTSNNRDILPSLGLVVGHNQGVYSDCSTNMGYNISYYYWHFIGWYDQSDRCFKVDEGKVGYQE
- a CDS encoding unknown (no significant homology to UniProt); translated protein: MENNYYRITAYHPEKDISIIMDSFGLFEKKWQFSADLIKKGFKILEVSDDSQFTEGNIPLLVEPSDKYILRAYATGKPDIVSSKVTLNDKYYICNN
- a CDS encoding uncharacterized protein (product inferred by homology to UniProt), with product MKIEKIKPIPKYIQKKIKLYDDQLKTAPFGRTRFYAYFTKNDSELVKVTVAVREYKKQWYCKPVVVHGVHSDRCFGKDIQFTYIAGYTVGWHDQGLSKYPDWYESNGWGWASDNMFDPYAPIVNRDYILQHFPEYKYSAVDRYTGIHVFKYLRLYEKFPQIEYLTKLGLHKIAMSTQILRLCGKDKKFRKWLATNRNDIALSSYYIASIIKAYKTSKPIREIDNFAIRKIRFDHADQIGNVKELVRNEVSKFLDYIEKQNTNFYSYRDYLDACQYLGLDMNEEKNRYPHDFKRWHDIRIDEYLSAKALKDEQERKEFYDKFAAVASKYLGLEYDKKSVYIAIIAQKPSDLIREGEELHHCVGRMGYDQKFAREESLIFFIRMKDEPEKPLVTVEYSLKDRKVLQCYGDHDSKPNESIMQFVNKKWLPYANRKLKQIAA